In Hallerella succinigenes, the following are encoded in one genomic region:
- the rpsI gene encoding 30S ribosomal protein S9 — MTTAKSKKIYRGTGRRKNAIAAVILKPGTGKRIINGRDFKEYFHSDVQNMIANLPFAVLDNADQWDVEVNAHGGGIAGQMGAVRLGIARALVANNAEDKSALKKQGLMTRDSRAVERKKFGRKKARKNFQFSKR; from the coding sequence ATTACTACCGCAAAATCTAAGAAGATCTACCGTGGCACCGGTCGTCGCAAGAACGCCATCGCTGCTGTTATCTTGAAGCCGGGTACCGGCAAGCGTATCATCAATGGTCGTGATTTTAAGGAATACTTCCACTCTGACGTTCAGAACATGATTGCAAACCTCCCGTTCGCAGTCCTCGACAACGCAGATCAGTGGGATGTCGAAGTGAACGCTCACGGCGGCGGCATTGCTGGCCAGATGGGTGCAGTCCGTCTTGGCATCGCTCGCGCTCTCGTTGCGAACAATGCAGAAGACAAGTCCGCTCTCAAGAAGCAGGGTCTCATGACTCGTGATTCTCGTGCTGTGGAACGTAAGAAGTTCGGTCGCAAGAAGGCTCGTAAGAACTTCCAGTTCTCCAAACGCTAA